A region from the Bactrocera dorsalis isolate Fly_Bdor chromosome 1, ASM2337382v1, whole genome shotgun sequence genome encodes:
- the LOC125775552 gene encoding uncharacterized protein LOC125775552 — protein MDVEETQTASNTVRSEIAIPKASAAPVAAPRTRVMRPPPSAEAVREMREEQLLEPQGPPCCSLCHRPHALKRCSIFKSMKPAQRKQVARAHGHCMTCLADDHATIECWADGACQYCQRPHHTLFHRFPRRANPSESSTNTRTRPRSDAIRRRRSSQSTTTRTRPSPPRHAHRQHQRRSTGLSAVLSTLQRLLAD, from the coding sequence ATGGACGTAGAGGAGACCCAAACCGCCTCCAACACCGTAAGGTCCGAAATCGCTATACCCAAAGCGTCGGCTGCACCCGTTGCCGCTCCAAGGACCAGGGTTATGCGACCACCGCCATCCGCCGAAGCAGTCAGGGAGATGAGAGAAGAGCAGCTATTGGAGCCACAGGGGCCTCCATGTTGCAGCCTGTGCCATCGCCCACACGCCCTGAAACGATGCTCCATTTTTAAGAGCATGAAGCCCGCTCAACGaaaacaggttgcaagagcccATGGGCATTGCATGACCTGCCTGGCAGATGACCACGCCACCATAGAGTGCTGGGCCGACGGCGCCTGTCAATATTGCCAGAGGCCCCATCACACTCTATTCCATCGTTTTCCGCGCCGAGCCAATCCGTCGGAAAGTAGCACCAACACACGTACCAGACCACGCAGTGATGCTATCCGGCGTCGACGAAGCAGCCAATCAACCACAACGCGTACACGGCCATCTCCGCCACGCCACGCTCATCGTCAGCACCAACGACGCTCAACAGGGTTGAGCGCTGTACTCAGTACACTACAACGGCTCCTAGCCGattaa